One Oryctolagus cuniculus chromosome 7, mOryCun1.1, whole genome shotgun sequence genomic window, tctgtgGCTATATAACTTATGCCCAGATTTACTTGTAAATATGTGAGATTTCATGACACTCATTGTGTGTGCACTTTAACAAAAATGCTTCTTGCCATCTTACTTTCCCTCTTatgatatctttttctttgtcCCAAGTTCCTCTATCTTGCTTTCTCTCCATGAAGTACTTTAAATCCCAACATCTGGGTAGGAGCTTTAGATACTTAATCACTGCTGTGGATAGTGTGTGTGTAAGTATGCACAGATGGGGGAGTGGGTGATGCTCCCTCCTGTTCTCACTGAGGTGGAGCCTTTCTAACGACTTACATGCAAGTTTCCCCTCATGAAAAGCAAATTTAGTACAGCCTGCTGAAGAGACGTCTCGCCTTCTTTATAATTCCAAGGAAGTAGATGAATGTTCTGCCGCAATATTCAGCCTTCTCTGGGAGCAGCCATAACTGCTGTCTTGCCTTTTCTCTTTTAAGGACAACAGCCCCTTAAGAGAAGCAGCTCAGTGTTGTGTAAGAAGGAAGCAATCATACAAAAACCTCTGGAGAAGAAGTCCACAAGAAGACAAGCACCTACCGGGACTGAGAAACCGCTCAAGCGCTCCCGACCACCCCTAGAGGGACGGATGTGGGAGGTGGCTAaaaggatatttcaaaagttcattgGTCAACTTGTTCCCCGCAGGGGGTCATTTCAGGCAAATCGTGGCAGAACCATGGACAGCACCAAACGGCGCCCTTGGGAGGGGAGAAGCCCCACAGAACCAAGGATTGCGCCGCGCACAGGGACGGTGCGCTGCGGGCCCAGAGGTGAGAGGCCAGAGCAGCACCCCGGACAGCGCCAAAACGCGCGCTCCCGGAACCGGGAGGCGGGGAGAGGTGACCTCATCAGCTGACCGAGTTACGTAGTGCTCCATAAAGCAGTCTGGGTGGGCGCGCCAACGTTTGCTCTGATCCGCAGCCCCAGACGGAGCGGGGAGGTTGGACTGCGCAAAGCGAAGGGCAGGTACCAGAACGCTTGGCTTCCCAGCACTGCGCTGAGGCTGCAGGCGGCCGCCTGGGTAGGGGCAGGTAGGGAAGCAACGCTGCGAGAGCTACCGCTCTGACGCACCAGCCCTTCTGGCGCTCACACGCTGCGGGGCTGCTCTGCCCTGCTCAGGCGGACGTGGGAGCGATCAGACCGCTGTCTCCTCCAGGTGAGGAGTCCTGAGACAGTTGACAGCCTGGGCTGGCCGCGAGTCCAGCTCCTCGCCTCTGCTTTCCTAGCCTCCGAGGGCTCCGACGTTAACGCGGCTTATAGCCCAGGGAGCGCCCTCCTCTCCACCACACTGTCTCCCGGGTTCCCTCACCGGTGGGAGGCTGAAGACAAATTCGCAGGTGCTTCCCAGAAACCCCGCCGCTGGCCCGAGGGTGCAAACATCTGGATTGGCTCCGGGCGCTGCTTTCATCTTAAGTCCTCCTGAATGTCCCTTCTGCACACACCCCGAGCCGGCTCCTAATCCAGAGATGGATTTGGCAGTGAACTTCACTTCCTTTTCCCACTTGACTTCCTCTCCTCTGGAGACCAACGGCAGCCTTGGCACAGAAGACCTGCTGCGCCCCAGCCcgcacctgctctctgtcttcGGTGTGCTTGTTCTGACCTTGCTGGGCTTTCTGGTGGCGGCTACGTTCGCGTGGAACCTGCTGGTGCTGGCGACCATCCTGCGTGTCCGCACCTTCCACCGCGTGCCACACAACCTGGTGGCGTCCATGGCCGTCTCGGATGTGCTGGTGGCCGCGCTGGTCATGCCTCTCAGCCTGGTGCATGAGCTGTCTGGGCGTCGCTGGCAGCTGGGCCGGCGGCTGTGCCAGCTGTGGATCGCGTGTGACGTGCTGTGCTGCACCGCCAGCATCTGGAATGTAACGGCCATCGCTCTGGACCGCTACTGGTCCATCACCCGCCACCTGGAGTACACGCTCCGCGCTCGACAGCGCATCTCCAACGTGATGATCACGCTCACCTGGGCGCTGTCCGCTGTCATTTCGCTGGCCCCGCTGCTTTTCGGCTGGGGGGAGACGTACTCTGAGGGCAGCGAGGAGTGTCAGGTCAGCCGCGAGCCCTCCTACGCCGTGTTCTCCACGGTGGGCGCCTTCTACCTGCCGCTCTGCGTGGTGCTGTTCGTCTACTGGAAGATCTACAAGGCTGCCAAGTTCCGCGTGGGCTCCAGGAAGACCAACAGCGTCTCGCCTGTATCTGAAGCTGTGGAGGTGGGTGCTATAGCGATCCTTAAAATACTCTACTTGCATTTGTACAGGCTGTATCCCtggcgcacgcacacacacacacacacacacaccccgcgtCTGTAGAAGGTGGAACTTTTTGGTTGGCAGGGAGGAGAGACTTTGCTCTGACAGTTGTGTATCACAGAGATAATCATGTCATTGATCTCCAATGGATTATTTCCTTATCCATAAAATGCATTCATCTCAGTGGATTATTTCCTTATACATAAAATGAGGCGTTTGGGCCACATACCTCTACAAGGTTTGATCTGGCTCCAGAATTCCATGGGTCTGTAACACCCTTTGGAACATCTGGAGAAGTGGGTGGCTGGGGGTACACTGGGGTTAGCACACTATAAAAATATGAAGCTTCCTGCACTTAAAGTAGGAATGTCCTCGGGGGAAAGGGAGTGATGGGAGCCTGGCTGACAGGAAGATTGCTACACATCAAGCACAGAAGATTAGTGTTTATTCCAGTCCATGTTCTTCTTTGCAAGTTCTATCAACTGATTTTGCAAATACATGCCATCTCCTAGGTTACTGTCATTTTGCAGCATCCTGATCTAAGAGTAAAGATGTTGATTATAGCAGTGTCAGAGCTTGCTTTTGTTACCTGCTTCCATTGTTTGTGGAACTACTTTCTGGGTTTTATTTCAATCCCCCACCTCACTGCACTTAGGCTGTCTGTGTGACTTAAAACCACCCCAGAAAAAGCTAcaggaggaaattaaaaatccaGGATAGACGATTCCCTAGCTCTCTTCAAGTGTCATTTAATAGATGACAGCCACTACAGTGACAATGAGGGCTCATCTTCTCCACACCTCCACTTTCCTGCTTCTTATTAACTCTTCATGAGCTGATCCTGTGACTCAAGATTCTGAAACTATAGAGAGCTGAGTCTACTGGATGTGAAGGCCGTTCCAATTCTACTCCCACACACTCAGTGCCAGGGATGATTCTATGAAACTTATTCACATATTTGAGTTTGATCAGGAACCTGCACAAGCCGTACTTTCTGTGATTGGCTCTGGAACAACAATCTACATTCAATGAAGCACTGAGTGCATCTTGTGGGCTTGGTGCAGGGGCAAAAGTACGATAAGGACATCATTGTTGCCCATGAAGACTTTGCTGTAGTGATGGAAGCAGGCATCCATTGTGAGCTTTGCAATAATATTGCATTTTCTAATTCTGGCTATACCAGGTCAGTCAGGCTTAGAGAGACCAGAGGTGTGGCTAGGGAAAGGGGGTAGTTTCTAGCAGAGATAAGGAAAAAGGTGTCAGGGGCTACCTGTCCTTTTATGTGGAACAATGGTATTCAACCAAGAATGATATTGCCCCTAACCCTGAGAACTTTTGGAATATCTGGCAATATTTCTGATTCTAGAAACTTGGACAAAGGGTGCTAATGAAATCTAATGTGCAGAGGTCAGAAGTGCTGCTAAATGGTGCACAATGTACAGGACAGTCCCCCATAATAAAGAATTGTTAAGACCGAAGTGTTAGTCATACTGAACTTGGAGAACTCTGTTCTTGCTAAAATAAACAAGAAGTAAAAATAGATAATAATggtggagcccccccccccaatgcctGGAGCTCTGTTTCATGTGTGTGAGCCAGGTCAGGGACAAGGCAGCTGGCCTCCTTCAAGGGCCCTCCTTACAGGAATCCTCTTCTGTCAGGATGCTTGTCTAGGAAAACATGACTAATACTCAACACCAAACACAGCTTGAAAGAGGGAAATCAGTTATAATTCTCCTCTGGGCTTATTGTCTAAAGGGGCAGGGCGCTCTCATTTCACCATATTGGTGATAGCAGAAGCAAAGTATTAGGACATCTTTACGCtttcatcttctccctctctgtctccctcacccctctctcccactctcttcctttctctctgtcttcatttctccctctctccctccctctctctctccctctccacatacacacacacacacacacacacacacacacacactacttctAGACATTTGTGGACAatggaattataaaatgtttatttgggtgcagtatatatactgatttcttcttttctctctgaaagATCACTGTCTtgtgttcttaaaatattttatttacttatttatttgtaggagagggagggagggagggagagagagagagaccttctagcctcagagagagagagagagaaagagagaaagagagagagagaggagagaccttctagcctcaggttcactccccagtgtctgcaacagctagggctgggaaatgccaaagccaggagccaggagctccatccaggactcccacatgggtggcagggatccgggTACCAGGGACATCACCTACTGTTTTCCACGATCACCAGCAGGAAGGCTCAGATGCACGACTCAGTCTCTGGCCCTCCAgcctctggtatgggatgcgggggtcccatgtggcagcttaacctgctgtgccacaatgcctgctcctgtcAGATCACTCAAAATGAACCCTATGGGTTTGCGAGGCTGCCACATGATCTAGGGTTCTGCATATAACACCAGGGTTGCCTCTGCCCTATGTTTTGCTGAAGAATTAATTACACACCAGGCCTCTTGATTTCTCCATGGTAGTGGGTGTCAAAGTTTCTAAATACAGTTCTATCACTAGCTGTGTTGCCTAGGGAAACCATAatatttctttcctgtttctttgctgAATTTTATTCAAATACATTCTGAAGCCCTAACTTATGTCAGACATTGAGATGGGAACTGGTATCATAAGACAAATAGGCCTTGTTTTATCAAAGGATAAGACCACTACTAGACAGAGGTCTGaaataaaaagatcttccacccactggtttataaCTGAAATGatcacaagagctggggctgggccaggccaaattcaggatcCAGTACCTCTatgtaggtctctcacatgggtgacagtgacccatgcacctgagtcatcttctgctgctttcccaggcacattatcagggagccagattggaagtggagcatccaggagtAATATGCGATGCaagtgtcacaggtggcatcttAGCCCACATGGGACCCCCCACATCCCATGCCAGAGGCTGGAGGGTCAGAGACTAAGTTGTGGATCTCTATcgcttcaccacagcactggcccaaattATTTTTGATTCAAATAGAATAGGTTTAAAACttgtgggctggggctggtgtggaggcatagtggattaagcttctACCTACAACTGCCATTCCtctatgggtgtcagttcaagccccagccactccacttctgatccagctccttgctaatgcacctgataaaaaaaaagaggtaaagcaGGAAGTCGGTCCAACTGCTTGGGATcttatacccatgtgggagacttggaagaagcccctggctcctggctttggcctggcctagccctggtcattgtggccacttaggaagtgaaccagcagatggatacatctctctctctctctctctctctctctctctctctctctccttctctctatgtaactctgcctttcaaatacataaaaataaatcttttttaaaggcttatttatgtatatgaaagaattacacacagagagaaggagaggcagagagagatagagagaggcctttcatctgctgggtcactccccaatgggccgcTATGGCTagtgctatgccgatctgaaggcaggagccaggagcctcctctgggcctcccacacaggtgcaggggcccaagcactggggtcatcctccactgctttcccagtttatagcagagagctggatcagaaatggagcagctgggacctgaaccaatacccatatgggatgcaggcactgcaggctgcagctttatccactatgccacagtgccagccccaaaaaataaatcttaaaaataaaaacaaaaaaacaaataactgtGGGCTACAGAACACTGTCTTTCCCTAAGTTTTTAGGAGCATTTACCTCTCTGCCCTCCCACTCATTCAGCCAAGCTTCAGGAGAGATCATCAAGGATCGTCCCGATTTTCACTGCTATTGGTTCTCCTGGAAGATGAAATTTCCTCTGTGGAGATCTGATGTTCAGATGGTACATTAGGTCAATAGAATTTTTATCCTGTTTCTTAATCATATATTGAATCATCCACCAAGGACAGTATTGTTTAGAAGCATGTGAAGTTCTGAAGAGGCCCAGAACACCTGTGAGACAAACAAGTATACTTGCAAGGATGATGAGAAGGGACTGGAAGGTCTCCCTAGTTATGACCCAAGACTTCTCAGTCCAAAATTTCCTGTGTCTTCACAGGTAGCTAGGTTGGTTTTTCTTCCATCTTATGTATAGATCATTTTCTTCTGTGTTAATTCAGGTACAACATGAAGTATTATCTAGGGGGTAGAGTCAGTTGGACAAAAGTAAATTCAAAGCTATTGTTAGTCTGGATTAGTTGGGTTAGGATATTTAAACTGATTTGTCATAGCCAGAGAGCTTTGGGTATATGGTATGCTGTGTTAGCCAAAATAAGCATTATTTACTATGGCAACATTTAATAAAAAGCAATACAAACTTCTAATTATCTAACTACCATGAGTGGGGCCACTATCCTGAGGAATCTTTTCCTTGAAAAAGCTTCATCTTCTGGAGTCTTTGTAAAGGAGACACAATTCATTAAGGGCATTGAGGAGAAACTGTACTATTCATTGTACATCAAATGtcatattgttctttttttaagattttagttatttgagaagtagagttacagagagagggagagaccaagagaaaggtcttccatcccctggttcaccccaggtggtcacaatggttggagctgagccgatctgaagccaggagccaggagctttttcttctgagtctcccgcacaggtgcaggggccccaagcacttgagccattttcaactgctttcccaagccatagcagagatctgggttggaagaggagcaagcaggacttgaaccggcactggtatgggattctagcactgcaggcagggaggcCTAACTTAATACACAGTGTTtgtccccttttttctttttaatatactaTCAATGAATAATATTTATGTGGACTTTGGTGCCAGAGTGTCAGAGTTCTGTTGGAGCAAAGACACTTCAATTACAGGAACACAAGCATGAGGGTTTTTCCTTCACTAGCTAAGGATTATATAGTATCGTTACACCAGTGGATGGGACTAGGATAAAGAGAAGCAATAATGAATTGTTCATCAACTAGTAGAGAAATGCTGGGTAGTTTTGGTTAGCAGTTGGAAATATTACATGTGGTAACATAAGAATGGAGGGGCTGATATAAAATATTCTGAAGATGTGTTAACTAATTGAATTGATTCCTATACTTTCTCTTTAGCAGAGAGGCAAAGCCCTGGTTACTGAATTGAGAGGTAGGCTTAAAATGGGCCAAGATTCTTTTATAGATGCCATTTTAGCACATTAATCTGCCTAGAGCATGGCCcagcatttttatatttgttgaaaaagGAAGGttcgtggggctggcactgtggcactgcaggttaagcagctgcctgtgaggccagcataccatatgagctcccattcaagtcctgactgcttcacttctgatccagcttcttgttaatgtgcctgggaaagcaaaagaaaatggcccaggtccttggggccctgcatccgtgtgagagacctagatgaagctcctggctcctggctttggtctggcccagcccaagccatggAGGGgcctatggggagtgaaccactacatggatgatctctctctctctctctctctctctctctctctctctctctctgtctttcctttgtcATTGTAACTgtgagtttcaagtaaataaataaactttttttttaaataaaaagaaaatggttcaTGATAACCCAGGAAAAATCAACCTGGACTCTTAGGTACTCTACTCCAGTTAATTTTTCTGCTTGTGAATCTTTTGTCCCTAGGGATTCTAAGACCACTGCTGTTTCTCCAGAAATTTCTTCAATTACACACAGAGTAGGTGTTCTCATGTCTAGATCAGCTATAGTTTCGTCATGCAGAAGGGCTTCAGGATATCTTATCTGGAAGCAGATTCTACTTATTGAATTTGTAGGTGTATCTCAAAGATTAAAGAAGTATTCTTTTGATAATGATAACCACAATATCAGTGATAAGGTGGCATATAGAATTGTTAAAGATTCTTACTAGTTGGATTGCTctattaagtaaaatatattttccactcAAGTCTTTTTGAACTTAACCATATAGCCAAAAATTTGTCTTTCACTATCCTTTCTTGTCATCGGgtgcaaataattattttattaaaaaaactcttctgttttttattttaaaaacttgttacaagtcagtttttttatttgtatagatttattttatttatttgaaagacagagtcacagtgagaagtagagagagagagagagagagagagatcatccatctgctggttcactccccagatggccacaagggccagagctgtgccgatccaaagccaggagccaggaggttcttccagctctcccactgcaccacagcaccggccccacaagtCAGTTTACTTTTCAGACAACTTTAAAACTTCACACTGAATGATGTATTGTTCTATAGTGGTGGGGTTAAAGCTAGTTAcagtttaaataaaagttttattgcTGTCCCTGTATACTTAGAGATAATTCCTCTTGAACGTTTAGAAGGACAGCTATTTCTGGGCTATAATATCTCCATTGGGGTGACTGTGGTACAGATTTTATGTAGTTGTATTTTGCCTTTTAGTCAGTATGGGAATTGATTCTTTCAAGGACCCTACTGCTAGTAACATTTACCATGGAACTTTAAAAAGCTGATGGGGGGAGAGTCATTGCTGTGCGGTGGGCTGAGCTGCcccttgagatgtctgcatcctatatcagaccccatcagagtgccagtttgaatcctgactcctcagcttctgatccagcttctcccTAATGCAGCTAGGAAGGCagaggataatggcccaagtactgggttcctgccactcacttcgaggagccctggatggagttctgggctcctgctgatgcctgacccagccctgtccattgtaggcatttgagaagtgaagcattagatggaagatctgtctaaatatctctgtccctttctctctctgttactctgtttttcaaataaataaatatttaaaaaaaataaagttcagggccagtgctgtggcttagtgggtaaagccaccgtctgcagtgctggcatcccatatgggcaccagttcaaatcccagctgctccacttctgatccagctctctgctatggcctgggaaagcaatagaagacgactcaaatccttggacccctgcacccacatgggagacccagaagaagcacctgactcctgtcttcggatcagtgcagcttggccgtttgaccatctggggagttaacaaatgatggaagatctctctctctgttttttaaataaataaaataaatattttaagaaaataaagtacatggaaaaaggaattaaatgataagttgtgcaaaaagctttttgaaatattttctctaatagGCATTtacatgaactatttgaagaccccTTAGATAAacagatttcaaattcttttgcaccaaaataaacttcgcttttaattctattttccatgaactttcaaaagTACCCTTGTGTATACAGGGATCTTTATCTAGGTTACTGAATCTTCGAGAACAGAAGCCCTTTTGGATGTTTTGCCTAGAGAATCAGCTTGCACTGATTTCTAGCATTGACTTTCTGGAAAAAATCAGCCCCACTTTAGATATTTTCTAAGTTGGTAAGTTCAGAATTAAGTAATTTTTCAGATTAAACTCAATATTCAAGCTTGAGCCCATTTGtaggaagacaaaacaaaataatccagA contains:
- the HTR5A gene encoding 5-hydroxytryptamine receptor 5A; its protein translation is MDLAVNFTSFSHLTSSPLETNGSLGTEDLLRPSPHLLSVFGVLVLTLLGFLVAATFAWNLLVLATILRVRTFHRVPHNLVASMAVSDVLVAALVMPLSLVHELSGRRWQLGRRLCQLWIACDVLCCTASIWNVTAIALDRYWSITRHLEYTLRARQRISNVMITLTWALSAVISLAPLLFGWGETYSEGSEECQVSREPSYAVFSTVGAFYLPLCVVLFVYWKIYKAAKFRVGSRKTNSVSPVSEAVEVKDSTLQPQMVFTVRHATVTFQTEGDSWREQKDQRAALMVGILIGVFVLCWIPFFITELVSPLCSCDIPAIWKSIFLWLGYSNSFFNPLIYTAFNKNYNSAFKNFFSRQH